Proteins encoded in a region of the Luteolibacter flavescens genome:
- a CDS encoding zinc ribbon domain-containing protein — protein MLPSIQALLVLQDRDRRLRSLAEDLAKIPKDEARAKDKLAGDNAAVAKAKEGVQANEIEIKKAELDVGTRKTTIVRLKTQQFETRKNDEFTALGNEIVRYEKEVDGLETKELELMERADALRATLSEAEAALAKTKRLVDEDLVALADRKKRLEADAAEVQVERDRLATEAPPAQLPLYERLLKNKNGVAVAPVIAGKCTGCHIKVVASTLVKVKANAEGVQCESCGRLLYDGE, from the coding sequence ATGCTGCCATCGATTCAAGCGCTGCTGGTGCTCCAGGACCGCGACCGCCGACTGCGTTCGCTCGCCGAAGATCTCGCCAAGATCCCGAAGGACGAGGCGCGCGCGAAGGACAAGCTCGCGGGTGACAACGCCGCCGTGGCCAAGGCCAAGGAGGGCGTGCAAGCCAATGAGATCGAGATCAAGAAGGCCGAGCTCGATGTCGGCACCCGCAAGACGACGATCGTCCGCCTGAAGACACAGCAGTTCGAGACGCGGAAGAACGATGAGTTCACCGCGCTAGGGAACGAGATCGTCCGCTACGAAAAGGAGGTGGACGGCCTTGAAACCAAGGAGCTCGAACTGATGGAGCGCGCGGATGCCCTGCGCGCCACGCTTTCCGAAGCCGAGGCCGCCCTCGCCAAAACCAAGAGGCTCGTGGACGAGGATCTGGTCGCGCTGGCCGACCGGAAGAAGCGCCTCGAAGCCGACGCGGCGGAGGTGCAGGTCGAGCGCGACCGTCTCGCGACCGAGGCTCCTCCTGCCCAACTCCCGCTCTACGAGCGCCTGCTCAAGAACAAGAACGGCGTGGCCGTCGCACCCGTCATCGCGGGCAAGTGCACCGGCTGCCACATCAAGGTGGTCGCCTCCACCCTCGTGAAGGTGAAGGCGAACGCTGAAGGCGTGCAGTGCGAAAGCTGCGGACGCCTCCTCTACGACGGCGAGTGA
- the speA gene encoding biosynthetic arginine decarboxylase, translating into MVPPAADKVAKPKKDNSWSPAQSAELYGVDQWGHGFFGVSKKGHVTVRLQDDNGGSDVSLHDIIEGLRDRGTALPVLLRFRDILHSRIRELNESFRQAIKDTGYRGEYRGVYPIKVNQQRQVIEEISEFGKQYHYGLEAGSKPELIAALAHMHDTEAYIVCNGYKDEEFIDLALHAQKMGLKVMLVLEMPTELDLVLERSRKLGVLPNLGVRVRLSTRGSGHWAESAGDKSVFGLSASQVIEVVDRLKEEGYLGCLRMLHYHQGSQIPNIAAIREGATEVARMYCDLVKEGAPMGVLDIGGGMAVDYDGSHTNFHSSCNYSILEYCTDVIETIMQICDKAGVTHPNLISESGRAIVAYYSVLVFNVLDVSSVQTTEKAPPTPENAPQNLVNLIAVNKDLSKRNLQECFNDAVYYRDQVRAQFFYGAATLRERGLAEAWFWHIMTRISKLIVELEIVPEDLRELSDTLVDFYYGNFSLFQSLPDSWAIKQLFPILPIHRLDERPLQRGVIADITCDCDGKIDRFIDREDEKKVLPLHSINPGEPYYIATFLVGAYQETLGDLHNLLGDTNVVGVHLEDGKPVYTHEVEGDTVADVLSYVEYDPKELVGRFRAFAEKAVAQGRISPKERREVLDLYRTGLAGYTYFEG; encoded by the coding sequence ATGGTTCCGCCCGCCGCCGACAAGGTCGCCAAGCCCAAGAAGGACAACTCCTGGTCTCCCGCCCAGTCCGCCGAGTTATACGGCGTGGACCAGTGGGGCCACGGCTTCTTCGGAGTGAGCAAAAAAGGCCACGTGACCGTGAGGTTGCAGGATGACAACGGCGGCTCGGATGTCTCGCTCCACGACATCATCGAGGGCCTCCGCGACCGTGGCACCGCCCTGCCGGTTCTGCTGCGCTTCCGCGACATCCTCCACTCGCGTATCCGCGAGCTTAACGAATCCTTCCGCCAGGCGATCAAGGACACCGGCTATCGCGGCGAGTACCGCGGCGTTTACCCGATCAAGGTGAACCAGCAGCGCCAAGTCATCGAGGAGATCTCGGAATTCGGAAAGCAATACCATTACGGCCTTGAGGCGGGCTCGAAGCCCGAGCTGATCGCCGCGCTGGCCCACATGCACGACACCGAGGCCTACATCGTCTGCAATGGCTACAAGGACGAGGAATTCATCGACCTCGCCCTGCACGCCCAGAAGATGGGCCTGAAGGTGATGCTCGTGCTCGAAATGCCGACCGAGCTGGACCTAGTGCTGGAGCGCTCGCGCAAGCTGGGCGTGCTGCCAAATCTCGGCGTGCGCGTCCGCCTGTCCACCCGCGGTTCCGGCCACTGGGCGGAGAGCGCCGGTGACAAGTCCGTCTTCGGCCTCAGCGCCAGCCAGGTCATCGAGGTGGTCGATCGTCTGAAGGAGGAAGGCTACCTCGGCTGCCTGCGCATGCTCCATTACCATCAGGGCAGCCAGATCCCGAATATCGCCGCGATCCGCGAGGGCGCGACCGAAGTGGCCCGCATGTATTGCGACCTCGTGAAGGAAGGCGCCCCGATGGGCGTGCTGGACATCGGCGGCGGCATGGCGGTCGATTACGACGGCTCGCACACGAATTTCCACTCCTCCTGCAACTACTCCATCCTTGAGTACTGCACCGACGTCATCGAGACGATCATGCAGATCTGCGACAAGGCCGGGGTGACGCACCCGAACCTGATCTCGGAATCCGGTCGCGCGATCGTCGCCTACTACTCGGTGCTCGTCTTCAACGTGCTCGACGTCTCCTCCGTCCAGACCACGGAGAAGGCTCCGCCCACCCCGGAGAACGCACCGCAAAACCTCGTCAACCTGATCGCGGTCAACAAAGACCTCAGCAAGCGGAACCTGCAGGAGTGCTTCAACGACGCGGTCTATTACCGCGACCAGGTCCGCGCCCAGTTCTTCTACGGCGCCGCCACCCTGCGCGAGCGCGGGCTGGCCGAGGCGTGGTTCTGGCACATCATGACACGCATTTCCAAGCTCATCGTGGAGCTGGAGATCGTTCCCGAGGACCTGCGCGAGCTTTCCGACACGCTGGTCGATTTCTACTACGGGAATTTCAGCCTTTTCCAAAGCCTGCCGGATTCCTGGGCGATCAAGCAGCTCTTCCCGATCCTGCCGATCCACCGTCTCGACGAGCGCCCGCTCCAACGCGGCGTGATCGCCGACATCACCTGCGACTGCGACGGCAAGATCGACCGCTTCATCGACCGCGAGGACGAAAAGAAGGTACTGCCGCTGCATAGCATCAATCCGGGCGAGCCCTACTATATCGCCACCTTCCTCGTCGGTGCCTACCAGGAGACGCTCGGCGACCTGCACAACCTGCTCGGCGATACGAATGTGGTCGGCGTCCACCTCGAGGACGGCAAGCCCGTTTACACCCACGAGGTCGAGGGTGACACCGTGGCGGACGTGCTCAGCTACGTGGAGTATGATCCGAAGGAGCTGGTGGGACGCTTCCGCGCCTTTGCCGAGAAGGCCGTGGCGCAGGGCCGCATCTCCCCGAAGGAGCGTCGCGAGGTGCTGGACCTCTATCGCACCGGCCTCGCGGGCTATACTTACTTCGAGGGCTGA
- a CDS encoding type VI secretion system tube protein Hcp: protein MKSLPFLPVIAITSLVLTLSQAQADIFIRFQGPGQGVPAYVGDSRNATFKGTDGWFELQSFSFGTENTVNFATGGGSAGKPAALPVKLAKTPNAASAAIMTACVTGGHWDTAEIVYTRPFNNKSEIYLKVELKIAIPTKIGLSIEDEPSEDVVLIYAAQRISFFSQNPTSGAPVAAGVSTWSFTRNAPTFAS, encoded by the coding sequence ATGAAGTCGCTCCCTTTTTTGCCGGTCATCGCGATCACGTCGCTGGTGCTCACCCTTTCCCAGGCGCAGGCCGACATTTTCATCCGTTTCCAAGGACCGGGCCAAGGCGTGCCCGCCTATGTCGGCGACAGTCGCAATGCGACCTTCAAGGGCACGGATGGCTGGTTCGAGCTCCAGTCGTTTTCCTTCGGCACGGAGAACACGGTCAATTTCGCGACCGGTGGCGGCTCTGCCGGCAAGCCCGCGGCGCTGCCTGTCAAGCTGGCGAAGACTCCCAACGCGGCAAGTGCCGCGATCATGACCGCCTGTGTCACCGGTGGTCACTGGGACACTGCCGAAATCGTCTATACGCGGCCTTTTAACAACAAGAGCGAGATCTACCTCAAAGTGGAGCTCAAGATCGCCATCCCGACGAAGATCGGGCTAAGCATCGAGGATGAGCCATCCGAAGATGTGGTCCTGATTTACGCCGCGCAGCGCATATCTTTCTTCAGTCAGAATCCGACTTCCGGGGCACCGGTTGCCGCCGGGGTATCGACCTGGAGCTTCACCAGGAATGCCCCGACTTTCGCGAGCTGA
- a CDS encoding amino acid ABC transporter ATP-binding protein has product MKLEVDRVTKRYGATRALDGLSLHLASARVLVLIGPSGGGKSTLLRLLGGLETADEGSVQVNSHQLVASATALQSYRRKNGFLFQQFNLFPHLSAKRNITLPLEKVHGHTPEKARELAEQALRRFGLLEHADKLPSQLSGGQQQRVGIARAVAFSPEVLFLDEPTSALDPEMTAEVLELIQELAEAGQDIILSTHEMGFARAVADQVAFVAAGKIEECRPPSELFDAPESAICRRFLSKVMRY; this is encoded by the coding sequence ATGAAACTTGAAGTCGATCGCGTGACGAAACGCTATGGTGCCACCCGGGCACTCGACGGGCTCTCGCTGCACCTCGCCTCGGCGCGCGTGCTGGTGCTGATCGGCCCCTCCGGCGGCGGGAAGAGCACCCTGCTCCGACTGCTGGGCGGGCTCGAAACCGCCGACGAAGGCTCCGTGCAGGTCAACAGCCACCAGCTCGTGGCAAGTGCGACGGCGCTCCAGTCCTATCGCCGCAAGAACGGCTTCCTCTTCCAGCAGTTTAATCTGTTCCCTCACCTGAGCGCGAAGCGGAACATCACGCTGCCGCTGGAAAAGGTCCACGGACACACGCCCGAAAAAGCACGCGAACTGGCCGAGCAGGCGCTGCGGCGCTTCGGCCTGCTGGAGCATGCGGACAAGCTTCCCTCACAGCTCTCCGGCGGCCAGCAGCAGCGGGTCGGCATCGCGCGGGCAGTGGCGTTTTCTCCGGAGGTGCTCTTCCTCGACGAACCGACTTCGGCGCTCGATCCGGAGATGACGGCGGAAGTGCTGGAGCTGATCCAGGAACTCGCGGAAGCCGGGCAGGACATCATTCTCAGCACCCATGAGATGGGCTTCGCCCGTGCGGTGGCGGATCAGGTCGCCTTTGTCGCCGCGGGCAAGATCGAGGAGTGTCGCCCGCCGTCGGAACTCTTCGACGCGCCCGAATCGGCGATCTGCCGACGCTTCCTGTCAAAGGTGATGCGCTACTGA
- a CDS encoding type VI secretion system tube protein Hcp: MITRISRSVPGHGAGASVLAAMVGVLCHAAMPASAADVFLSMKDASGAVVDTDATHSWVELVGFEQGTGNESSLRTGTPVKGETAGECSLMLRVDRSVGDLMNACTKGSRMHLKLHVVQPSSSPPHNLSVMTELNFENTFITSVKGDMRDGDVPVFMIGLKYSKMTWAFTWIDNKGQAVDGGGAGFDFATQRVYAISSGVPSLGDYVPGGGSTNPDEDNDGMPDAWERANGLNPTNPADANEDRDKDGQSNKDEYVAGTNPNSGASFFRATVQGPGTSSPGQVTLSWNSVAGKSYRIMASDTLDGAFVQVATVQGLANETSHTLPASTAKRFFKITVE; this comes from the coding sequence ATGATCACACGGATCTCCAGATCGGTTCCCGGACACGGGGCCGGAGCGAGCGTTCTTGCCGCCATGGTCGGCGTGCTGTGCCATGCCGCGATGCCTGCCTCGGCGGCGGATGTCTTCCTTTCCATGAAGGATGCGTCCGGTGCGGTTGTGGATACGGATGCGACCCACTCCTGGGTGGAGTTGGTGGGCTTCGAGCAAGGGACGGGAAACGAGTCTTCACTCAGAACGGGGACCCCGGTCAAGGGGGAGACCGCAGGCGAGTGCTCCCTGATGTTGCGTGTGGACCGCAGCGTGGGAGACCTGATGAACGCCTGCACCAAGGGAAGTCGCATGCACCTGAAGCTCCACGTGGTGCAGCCTTCGTCATCGCCGCCACACAATCTCTCGGTGATGACCGAGCTGAATTTCGAGAACACCTTCATCACGTCGGTGAAGGGAGATATGAGGGATGGCGACGTGCCGGTATTCATGATCGGTCTCAAGTATTCCAAGATGACTTGGGCGTTCACATGGATAGACAACAAGGGGCAAGCGGTTGACGGGGGCGGAGCGGGATTCGATTTCGCCACGCAGCGGGTCTATGCGATCTCCAGCGGAGTGCCGTCCTTGGGCGACTACGTTCCGGGAGGTGGATCCACCAATCCCGACGAGGACAACGACGGCATGCCGGACGCATGGGAAAGGGCGAACGGCCTGAACCCTACCAATCCAGCCGATGCCAACGAAGACCGGGACAAGGACGGCCAGTCGAACAAGGACGAGTACGTCGCAGGTACAAATCCCAACTCCGGCGCATCCTTCTTCCGCGCCACCGTGCAAGGACCGGGAACCTCAAGTCCGGGCCAAGTGACACTCTCCTGGAACAGCGTCGCCGGGAAGAGCTACAGGATCATGGCCTCGGACACGCTCGATGGAGCGTTCGTGCAGGTGGCCACCGTCCAAGGACTGGCCAATGAGACGAGCCACACCCTCCCGGCATCCACGGCGAAGCGCTTTTTCAAGATCACCGTGGAGTAG
- a CDS encoding transporter substrate-binding domain-containing protein, with protein MTDRRRFLVLSASALALAACSEKSSSGGGNELRIGMDLTYPPFEMQDKAGNPDGVGVKIAEALAAKLGRPLKIVPMQFSGLIPALQTGNIDLILSSMTATDERRKSIDFTDPYAFTGLAILVQKDSDIQSIDDLKKPGLSLTAKTATTAQIWITDHLPSAKLVVFEDEASCVMEVAQGRADAFIYDQLSIYRYSKENAGTTRGLLKPFVEESWALGVAKGNDALREEVNAFIKGFRDEGGFEKLGAQYLQDEKKFLESEGIPFIIR; from the coding sequence ATGACCGACCGACGCCGTTTCCTTGTCCTCTCCGCCTCGGCGCTTGCCTTGGCCGCCTGCTCCGAGAAGTCCTCCTCGGGCGGAGGCAATGAGCTGCGCATCGGCATGGACCTCACCTACCCGCCGTTCGAAATGCAGGACAAGGCGGGCAACCCGGACGGCGTGGGCGTGAAGATCGCCGAGGCACTGGCCGCGAAGCTCGGACGCCCGCTCAAGATCGTGCCGATGCAATTCTCCGGCCTCATCCCTGCGCTCCAGACCGGGAACATCGACCTCATCCTGTCCTCGATGACCGCCACCGACGAGCGCCGGAAGTCCATCGACTTCACCGATCCCTACGCCTTCACGGGCCTCGCCATCCTGGTGCAAAAGGATTCCGACATCCAATCCATCGACGACCTGAAGAAGCCCGGCCTCTCTCTGACTGCGAAGACCGCCACCACCGCCCAGATCTGGATCACCGATCACCTCCCGTCCGCGAAGCTCGTCGTCTTCGAAGACGAGGCGTCCTGCGTGATGGAGGTCGCCCAGGGCCGTGCCGATGCCTTCATCTACGATCAGCTCAGCATCTACCGCTACTCGAAGGAGAACGCCGGGACCACGCGCGGGCTGCTGAAGCCCTTCGTGGAGGAGTCCTGGGCACTCGGCGTCGCGAAGGGCAATGACGCGCTACGCGAGGAGGTGAATGCCTTCATCAAGGGCTTCCGCGACGAAGGCGGCTTCGAAAAACTAGGAGCGCAGTACTTGCAGGACGAAAAGAAGTTCCTCGAAAGCGAGGGCATCCCGTTCATCATCCGCTGA
- a CDS encoding ABC transporter ATP-binding protein: MISWTDPSSSMPADLVRISGLGVDYGDRRAVDGVHLRIPPGEVFGLLGPNGAGKTTMFRVMATLLPPTRGEVELCGENIQSKPREVRSTIAYMPDLAPMPSDLRAVEYLRFYAESYGLRGKERDARVTECLESVGLRERSKDICTKLSLGMRQRLALAKAILHRPRLLILDEPASGLDPMARADLKNALRRQADAGATVILSSHIMAEIQDLCTSIGLLQRGRLLDAGPIRKVLAKFGQAETRVIVRSPGRRDEVAAWLREVPGVSAEFRIADEESIELRLDEAKLSRAALFTALGEARLGVTGMHAVETSVEEVVVRLGSQSSLS; encoded by the coding sequence ATGATCTCGTGGACCGATCCTTCCTCGTCCATGCCCGCCGATCTCGTGCGGATCTCGGGGCTGGGCGTGGACTATGGCGACCGCCGCGCGGTGGATGGCGTCCACCTGCGCATCCCTCCCGGCGAAGTCTTCGGACTGCTGGGTCCGAATGGCGCGGGGAAAACGACGATGTTCCGCGTGATGGCCACGCTGCTCCCGCCGACACGCGGCGAGGTGGAGCTGTGTGGTGAAAACATCCAGTCAAAGCCGCGCGAGGTCCGCTCGACGATTGCCTACATGCCGGATCTCGCGCCGATGCCTTCCGACCTGCGCGCGGTGGAGTATCTGCGCTTCTACGCCGAGTCCTACGGCCTCCGTGGGAAGGAGCGAGACGCGCGGGTGACCGAGTGCTTGGAGTCGGTCGGCCTGCGCGAGCGCTCGAAGGACATCTGCACGAAGCTTTCCCTGGGCATGCGCCAGCGGCTCGCACTCGCCAAGGCCATCCTGCACCGGCCGCGGCTGCTCATCCTCGACGAGCCCGCAAGCGGGCTCGATCCCATGGCGCGTGCTGATTTGAAAAATGCGCTGCGCCGCCAGGCTGATGCAGGCGCGACCGTCATCCTCAGCTCACACATCATGGCGGAGATCCAGGATCTCTGCACGTCCATCGGCCTGCTCCAGCGCGGGCGGCTGCTGGATGCCGGCCCCATTCGCAAGGTGCTCGCGAAATTCGGCCAAGCCGAGACTCGGGTCATCGTCCGTTCTCCCGGCCGCCGGGACGAGGTCGCCGCCTGGCTCCGCGAGGTGCCGGGGGTGAGTGCCGAGTTCCGCATCGCCGATGAGGAGTCGATCGAGCTGCGCCTCGACGAAGCAAAGCTCTCCCGCGCGGCGCTCTTCACCGCGCTCGGCGAGGCGCGTCTCGGCGTGACCGGCATGCATGCCGTGGAAACCAGCGTCGAGGAAGTCGTCGTCCGCCTCGGCAGCCAATCCTCCCTCTCATGA
- a CDS encoding RNA polymerase sigma factor, with amino-acid sequence MTADTDNDLALRWKSGAVEAYNELVRRHLDPVHRFVRSRCGNDQDAADICQEVFLEVCLKIANFEPTHPFTAWLYTIARRKTVDRFRRHKPAEEFHADIHSGTDTSHPSTIIEERESAREAWEKVFKLLPENQATALWLRVQGHQSIEQISATMDQSEANVKVLLFRARQRLAKEWRPTVTITP; translated from the coding sequence GTGACTGCGGACACCGACAACGACCTCGCCCTGCGCTGGAAATCCGGCGCAGTGGAGGCCTACAACGAGCTGGTGAGGCGGCATCTGGACCCGGTCCACCGCTTCGTCCGCTCGCGCTGCGGGAATGATCAGGATGCCGCCGACATCTGCCAGGAGGTTTTCCTGGAGGTCTGCTTAAAGATCGCGAACTTCGAGCCCACGCACCCCTTCACGGCGTGGCTTTACACCATCGCCCGGCGGAAAACGGTGGACCGCTTCCGCCGTCACAAGCCCGCGGAGGAATTCCACGCCGACATCCACAGCGGCACGGATACCAGCCATCCCTCCACCATCATCGAGGAGCGGGAATCCGCTCGCGAGGCGTGGGAAAAGGTCTTCAAGCTGCTGCCCGAGAATCAGGCCACCGCGCTGTGGCTCCGCGTGCAGGGCCACCAGAGCATCGAGCAAATCTCCGCCACGATGGACCAGAGCGAAGCCAACGTGAAAGTCCTCCTCTTCCGCGCCCGCCAGCGTCTGGCGAAAGAATGGCGCCCCACCGTCACCATCACACCGTGA
- the nspC gene encoding carboxynorspermidine decarboxylase, with translation MASYVVSIAALKRNTAILRETADAAGCKIVLALKGFSCWKAFPHFRDHLDGCCASGLWEALLARDYFGKHVVTYSPGYQEEEIRQLCEFTHHLDFNSLSQWFRFREIVMAHPRFQSGDLQCGLRINPQCSTGHTPLYDPCVPGSRLGITADQVEGADLTGLSGLHFHTLCEQNSDDLEKTLAAVDEKFGHLLRSPQFTYLNMGGGHWITKPFYDRERLVRLVRGTKEKYDVEVWLEPGEAAAIHTGVLRAEVLDVFESAGHKLAILDVSATAHMPDVLEMPYRPDVYLAATGSDAVIPAEATSAPAVTFEGESYHLSAESGEHVYRIGGPTCLAGDVTGDFAFPRPLKAGDVLVFDDMAHYTMVKTTTFNGVPHPSIVLQHEDGSLETIREFGYGDFRDRLS, from the coding sequence GTGGCCTCCTACGTCGTCTCCATCGCCGCGCTGAAGCGCAATACCGCCATCCTCCGCGAGACCGCCGATGCCGCGGGCTGCAAGATCGTGCTCGCGCTCAAGGGCTTCTCCTGTTGGAAGGCCTTCCCGCATTTCCGCGATCACCTCGACGGCTGCTGCGCTTCCGGCCTGTGGGAAGCGCTGCTCGCCCGCGACTATTTCGGCAAGCACGTGGTCACCTACTCGCCGGGCTACCAGGAGGAGGAGATCCGGCAGCTCTGTGAATTCACCCACCACCTCGATTTCAATTCGCTGTCACAGTGGTTCCGCTTCCGCGAAATCGTGATGGCTCACCCGCGGTTCCAGAGCGGCGACCTGCAGTGCGGCCTGCGGATCAATCCCCAGTGCTCGACCGGCCACACCCCGCTCTACGACCCCTGCGTGCCCGGCTCCCGCCTCGGCATCACGGCGGACCAAGTCGAGGGTGCGGACCTCACCGGCCTCTCCGGCCTGCACTTCCACACGCTCTGCGAGCAAAACTCGGACGACCTCGAGAAGACGCTCGCCGCGGTCGATGAGAAGTTCGGCCACCTCCTGCGTTCGCCGCAATTCACCTACCTGAACATGGGCGGCGGCCACTGGATCACGAAGCCCTTCTACGATCGCGAGCGGCTGGTCCGACTGGTGCGCGGGACGAAGGAAAAGTATGATGTCGAAGTCTGGCTAGAACCCGGTGAAGCAGCGGCGATCCACACCGGCGTGTTGCGGGCCGAGGTACTCGATGTCTTCGAATCCGCAGGCCACAAGCTCGCTATCCTCGACGTCTCCGCCACGGCGCACATGCCGGATGTACTAGAGATGCCGTACCGGCCCGACGTCTATCTGGCCGCCACCGGGAGCGACGCTGTCATTCCTGCCGAAGCCACGTCCGCTCCGGCCGTCACCTTCGAAGGCGAGTCCTATCACCTCTCCGCCGAGTCCGGTGAACACGTCTACCGCATCGGCGGCCCGACCTGCCTGGCCGGCGACGTCACCGGCGACTTCGCCTTCCCACGCCCGCTGAAGGCCGGCGACGTGCTCGTCTTCGATGACATGGCGCACTACACAATGGTGAAGACCACCACCTTCAATGGCGTGCCCCACCCTTCCATTGTGCTGCAGCATGAGGACGGATCGCTGGAGACGATCCGGGAATTCGGGTATGGGGATTTCCGGGATCGGTTGTCTTGA
- a CDS encoding amino acid ABC transporter permease — MTRRQQIANALVAVVMAAGFAWLCVTIFGRLGKQTDWTKAWEYRESLWRGWTLTLGLSLASLLGSVIFGLLFLLGQRSPLPVIRKTCRGFLEFVRDTPLLVHLLFGYFVIFAPLLSRPLAAQGFEDKVIIGGLLLSLFGGAYLGEILRGGVESIPKTQWDSARAVGFSPVQVYRYVIFPQALRRVLPAVAGLFVSLIKDSSLLSVIGVSEYFYNTKNFISRSYAGLEGYVPLALGYLILTLPVAWLSHWLEKRFRDET, encoded by the coding sequence GTGACGCGCCGCCAGCAGATCGCCAATGCCCTCGTCGCCGTCGTCATGGCGGCGGGCTTCGCGTGGCTGTGCGTGACCATCTTCGGCAGGCTGGGCAAGCAGACCGACTGGACGAAGGCGTGGGAATACCGCGAGTCCCTGTGGCGCGGATGGACGCTCACGCTGGGGCTCTCGCTCGCCTCGCTGCTGGGGAGCGTGATCTTCGGCCTGCTCTTCCTGCTCGGACAGCGCTCGCCCCTGCCGGTGATCCGGAAGACCTGCCGCGGATTCCTGGAGTTCGTGCGGGACACGCCGCTGCTGGTGCACCTGCTCTTCGGCTACTTCGTGATCTTCGCGCCGCTGCTGTCGAGGCCGCTCGCCGCACAGGGATTTGAGGACAAGGTGATCATCGGCGGGCTGCTGCTCTCGCTCTTCGGCGGAGCGTATCTCGGGGAGATCTTGCGCGGCGGGGTGGAGAGCATTCCAAAGACGCAGTGGGACTCGGCGCGCGCGGTCGGCTTCAGCCCGGTGCAGGTCTATCGCTACGTCATCTTCCCCCAGGCGCTGCGCCGCGTGCTACCGGCCGTGGCGGGCCTCTTCGTCTCGCTCATCAAGGACTCCTCCCTGCTCAGCGTGATCGGCGTGTCGGAGTATTTCTACAATACCAAGAACTTCATCTCCCGCTCCTATGCCGGGCTTGAGGGCTATGTGCCGCTCGCCCTCGGCTACCTCATCCTCACCCTGCCGGTCGCGTGGTTGTCCCACTGGCTGGAAAAACGCTTCCGCGATGAAACTTGA